From a single Loigolactobacillus coryniformis subsp. coryniformis KCTC 3167 = DSM 20001 genomic region:
- a CDS encoding glutathione synthase → MDDLGKYILQLGVSNFAQGFTWGLEVERHRIGADGYLSAAPYPPMLGQQRANPYIKNDYFNTQSEIITPVANSIGTASQYLAALDYTLRSALAADEYLWPFSLPPCLTATHSELGYADVGPEKMAYYQELGRRYGMEEGLPSGIHVNLAPNKKWTSAIAKAVRRDTRQVRDELLLKQAIGFMQYRWLFTYLQGASPVAEANYLTDLPAQPVRSLRNSRQYGYGFASHFKGDYTSVAAYVEKMQAAIAADELIAESAFHEAVRLRHPAGLTALASHGISHIELRMLDLDPTVTTGIRSDTLLLLQLLAFYFMVTPKLAATELTAATQQNDQVALEHPLATSSQQQAGLDLLAQLQELVITAELPPIYRSVVAQAAEKLCRPQLTLAGRLLPRIQQDSLLAYGLQQARNFQLRAQLNSSPVYRDFQNEPRPSLKKLQQALFDQYQGLPHLNPQEQSVVS, encoded by the coding sequence ATTTAAGCGCGGCACCATATCCACCAATGTTAGGTCAACAACGCGCCAATCCGTACATTAAAAATGATTACTTCAATACACAAAGTGAAATAATCACTCCAGTCGCTAATTCAATTGGGACAGCAAGTCAGTATTTAGCGGCATTAGATTATACATTGCGTTCCGCATTGGCAGCGGATGAGTATCTTTGGCCGTTTTCATTACCGCCTTGTTTAACAGCAACTCACAGTGAGCTAGGTTATGCCGATGTTGGACCAGAAAAAATGGCTTATTATCAGGAATTAGGGCGCCGTTACGGCATGGAAGAAGGCTTACCTTCAGGAATCCATGTTAACTTGGCCCCTAATAAAAAGTGGACTAGCGCCATTGCCAAGGCCGTGCGACGAGATACGCGGCAGGTACGTGACGAATTGTTACTCAAGCAGGCGATTGGATTTATGCAGTATCGGTGGTTGTTCACCTATTTACAGGGTGCTAGTCCGGTTGCAGAAGCTAATTATTTAACTGATTTACCGGCACAGCCAGTGCGCTCATTGCGTAATTCGCGACAATACGGTTATGGTTTTGCTAGTCATTTTAAGGGAGATTATACCTCGGTAGCAGCTTATGTAGAAAAAATGCAAGCAGCTATTGCCGCTGATGAGTTGATTGCTGAATCCGCCTTCCATGAAGCTGTGCGGTTGCGGCATCCGGCGGGCTTGACGGCTTTGGCGTCTCATGGGATCAGTCATATTGAGTTACGTATGTTAGATCTTGATCCCACGGTTACGACCGGGATACGTAGCGACACGCTGCTATTGTTGCAATTACTAGCATTTTATTTTATGGTTACCCCTAAATTGGCAGCAACGGAATTAACGGCGGCAACACAGCAAAATGATCAGGTGGCGCTGGAACATCCGCTGGCAACTAGCAGCCAGCAACAGGCTGGTTTAGATTTACTAGCGCAGCTACAAGAATTGGTGATTACCGCTGAGCTACCGCCAATTTATCGTTCGGTGGTGGCACAAGCTGCCGAAAAATTATGTCGGCCCCAACTGACTTTGGCGGGTCGTTTGTTGCCGCGAATCCAGCAAGATTCATTACTGGCGTACGGCTTGCAACAGGCGCGCAATTTTCAGTTACGGGCTCAACTCAATAGTTCGCCAGTTTATCGTGACTTTCAAAATGAACCGCGGCCGAGTCTTAAAAAATTGCAGCAGGCACTTTTTGATCAATACCAAGGTTTACCGCATCTGAATCCCCAGGAACAATCGGTAGTCAGCTAA